The following proteins are co-located in the Xyrauchen texanus isolate HMW12.3.18 chromosome 41, RBS_HiC_50CHRs, whole genome shotgun sequence genome:
- the cog7 gene encoding conserved oligomeric Golgi complex subunit 7 yields the protein MDFSKFLADDFDVKEWVNGAFKVVQKDAPGKADAHASTLVMKLQLFIQEVNNSIEESSNQALQNMPRVLRDIEALKQEASFLKDQMILVKEDIKKFEQDTVQTMQVLVEIDQVKSRMQLAAEALQEADKWSTLSADIEETFKTQDVAVISSKLAAMQGSLAMLVDTPDYSEKCVQLEALKNRLEALASPQIVSTFNSLSIDQSQLFVRVFNEMERMPQLLAYYYKCHKAQLLAVWESICQSEATLKQQLSEFYDTLLSTWHTQLQWCSQVFKNPCEVVTVLMIQTLGAMVPSIPECITVAMNRCSGDCRLDILLDLHQTAANFSRSLEAAMQPQLGEYNLLKVAELVLCVYSPYKTYQMQYGELEETNLLIQLSAVPLERGEVLDCVLELTHSVQKVFGLAAAAVDRCVKFTDGLGVCGLIKALRALFSKYVSDFSVTLQSIRKKYNLEDTPTSEIFTEDWTAFQNSVRIIATCGELLRQCGAFEQQLSNKILGRAGRFLWEGFNPRSLTGLQEGVVERRSQKNPWQEYNYLQQTNTAEYNNLLETLHSLKEKGTGSSSLLAETRSALTRLNQQANQLAFDSVFLQIKYQLFLLNKPEGRGTAKLGETLTDDLPAFSLSPQEYITNIGQYIMSLPLHLEPFVTQEDPALELALHTGKLPYPPEQGDDVPELENTADYWLGSIARATMQTYCDVILHISELSPHATKQLATDIDYLSNVMDALGLQTSRNLQNIVTLLRAKPDEYRQTAKPLPRRLSSSIATMRGLEY from the exons ATGGACTTCTCCAAGTTCCTGGCAGATGATTTTGATGTGAAGGAGTGGGTGAATGGAGCTTTTAAAGTGGTTCAGAAAGATGCACCTGGAAAAGCAGATGCGCACGCTTCTACTTTGGTCATGAAACTGCAGCTCTTTATTCAAGAGGTCAACAACTCTATAGAGG AGAGCAGTAATCAGGCCCTGCAGAATATGCCACGTGTATTGAGGGATATTGAGGCTCTAAAACAGGAGGCGTCATTCCTAAAGGACCAGATGATTCTGGTTAAAGAGGACATCAAGAAGTTTGAACAGGACACAGTGCAGACTATGCAG GTGTTGGTGGAGATCGATCAGGTTAAGTCTCGCATGCAGTTAGCAGCAGAAGCTCTACAGGAAGCTGATAAATGGAGCACACTTAGTGCTGACATCGAGGAGACCTTTAAAACACAG gATGTTGCTGTGATCAGCAGTAAACTGGCCGCTATGCAGGGCAGTCTGGCGATGTTAGTGGACACCCCAGACTACAGTGAGAAGTGTGTTCAGCTTGAAGCTCTGAAGAACAGACTGGAAGCTCTCGCCAGCCCACAGATTGTCTCCACATTCAACTCACTGTCTATAG atCAATCGCAGCTGTTTGTTAGAGTTTTCAATGAAATGGAGAGAATGCCACAGCTACTGGCTTATTACTACAAATGCCACAag GCACAGTTATTGGCTGTCTGGGAAAGCATCTGTCAGTCAGAGGCCACTCTGAAGCAGCAGCTCTCTGAGTTTTATGACACACTTCTGTCAACATGGCACACACAACTTCAGTGGTGCAGTCAG gTCTTTAAAAACCCATGTGAAGTGGTCACAGTGTTGATGATCCAGACGCTGGGGGCGATGGTGCCATCTATTCCAGAATGCATCACAGTGGCAATGAATCGTTGCTCTGGCGACTGTCGTCTGGACATTCTTCTGGACCTCCATCAGACGGCAGCTAACTTCAGTCGCAGTCTGGAGGCAGCAATGCAGCCACaacttg GTGAGTACAACCTCTTGAAGGTGGCAGAGctggtgttgtgtgtgtattcacCTTATAAGACCTATCAGATGCAGTACGGAGAACTAGAGGAGACAAACTTGCTCATCCAACTCAGTGCTGTTCCACTC gAGCGTGGCGAGGTGCTGGACTGTGTGTTGGAGCTCACACACTCTGTGCAGAAGGTCTTTGGCTTGGCTGCCGCTGCTGTTGATCGCTGTGTTAAGTTCACTGATGGTCTTGGTGTGTGTGGACTCATCAAAGCTCTCCGTGCTCTCTTCAGCAA GTATGTGTCAGATTTTTCAGTCACTCTTCAGTCAATCAGAAAGAAGTACAATTTagaggacacgcccacatctgagATATTCACAGAGGATTGGACGGCTTTCCAGAACTCTGTCAG AATCATCGCAACTTGTGGCGAACTGCTCAGACAATGTGGAGCATTTGAACAACAGCTTTCAAACAA GATCCTGGGAAGGGCGGGACGTTTCCTGTGGGAGGGGTTTAACCCCAGAAGTCTGACTGGCTTACAAGAGGGCGtggttgagaggcggagccaaaAGAATCCGTGGCAGGAATACAATTACCTACAGCAAACCAACACTGCAGAGTATAATAATCTACTGGAGACTCTGCATTCCCTTAAG gaGAAAGGGACCGGAAGCTCAAGCTTATTGGCTGAGACTCGCTCAGCTCTGACGCGTCTGAATCAACAGGCCAATCAGCTTGCGTTTGATTCTGTGTTTCTGCAAATCAAATATCAGCTCTTCCTTCTCAACAAACCAGAG GGACGTGGCACTGCCAAATTGGGTGAAACACTAACTGATGATCTACCAGCCTTCAGTTTGTCACCACAGGAGTACATCACTAAT ATTGGTCAGTATATCATGTCTTTGCCGCTGCATTTGGAGCCGTTTGTGACTCAAGAGGATCCAGCATTGGAACTTGCCTTACACACGGGCAAACTGCCTTACCCGCCAGAACAAG GTGATGATGTACCAGAGCTTGAGAACACGGCAGATTATTGGCTGGGTTCCATCGCCAGGGCAACCATGCAGACCTATTGTGATGTCATCCTACATATTTCTGAGCTGAGCCCACATGCAACCAAACAACTTGCAACTGATATCG ATTACCTGAGTAACGTCATGGATGCGCTGGGGCTGCAGACCTCTAGAAATCTCCAGAATATTGTCACACTTCTTCGTGCCAAACCGGACGAATACCGACAGACGGCCAAGCCACTCCCACGCAGACTGTCATCTTCCATCGCCACCATGAGGGGTCTGGAGTACTGA